The candidate division KSB1 bacterium genome has a segment encoding these proteins:
- a CDS encoding response regulator produces MPASVVVIDSDAGVVNAFKTTLRRLGFTVAGFASIAQGFEALKREKPQALIMDIQLPKPQSITLLRQAKKLHPALSVIAMTAYSTSFTEADARREGADAYLIKPIDLHELIRTLQTVCARAVMIRAGDELMVG; encoded by the coding sequence ATGCCGGCTTCAGTCGTGGTGATCGATAGCGACGCTGGCGTCGTCAATGCCTTCAAGACAACGCTGCGGCGTTTGGGCTTCACCGTCGCGGGATTTGCCTCCATTGCCCAAGGTTTTGAAGCGTTGAAAAGAGAAAAGCCGCAGGCGCTGATTATGGATATCCAATTGCCGAAGCCGCAGAGCATCACACTCTTGCGCCAGGCGAAAAAACTCCATCCGGCGTTGTCGGTTATCGCGATGACGGCGTATTCCACGAGCTTCACCGAGGCCGATGCGCGGCGGGAAGGCGCGGATGCTTATTTGATCAAGCCCATTGATCTGCACGAGCTTATTCGCACACTGCAAACCGTGTGCGCCCGCGCCGTCATGATCCGTGCCGGGGATGAACTGATGGTCGGTTAG
- a CDS encoding ATP-binding protein, with amino-acid sequence MKLRLGPKMFGGFLAMGVLLLAGGLVTILYTYRMQDVTARLLSDNVSSLKAAQELEVALFRMRGLTSNYLLSADPSWLFNLEERKRESKDWMERARQTARTGKEKAILQTISSLFLEYEQNLNTVVKLSHEGKTQEAKTLLLRNSREVFEKIYQQCEAFVAVNEDYMYATEEKVRHTNGLVRAGMYGLGLGGVLLGGIFGWMISRSIVNPIYELVLKVRDVTGDEFVERVDVSSVTEIEELDRHVHALINRINRAMADLEKNRKLLARSEKMAALGKVAASVAHEIRNPLTAIKMLIYSLREELTTDDEKRKDLAVVLKEIDRLERFVQNFLQFARPPDPILTATNVRETVHDTLTLLAPRLQQNRIEVNEVHRSDHQNILADADQVKQVVMNLILNAIEEMPNGGRLTTETLRTRATGGDGEKEWLQIRISDTGKGIPAELLDSIFDPFVSGRKNGIGLGLSVAYQIATRHQGWIEATNNKNGGATFTVCLPVGSLENGEERKAPNVQ; translated from the coding sequence ATGAAACTCCGTCTTGGCCCAAAAATGTTCGGCGGCTTTCTGGCGATGGGCGTATTGCTGCTGGCCGGCGGGTTGGTGACGATTCTTTACACCTACCGGATGCAAGACGTCACCGCGAGGCTGCTCTCCGACAACGTCTCCAGCCTCAAAGCGGCGCAAGAGCTTGAAGTCGCGCTTTTTCGCATGCGCGGCTTGACCTCGAATTATCTTCTCAGCGCCGACCCGAGCTGGCTGTTCAACCTGGAGGAAAGAAAGCGGGAGTCGAAAGACTGGATGGAAAGGGCGAGGCAGACGGCGCGCACGGGGAAGGAGAAAGCCATCCTGCAGACTATATCGAGTTTATTTCTCGAATATGAACAAAACCTGAATACGGTGGTGAAGCTGAGCCACGAGGGTAAAACGCAGGAGGCAAAAACGCTGCTGTTGCGCAATAGCCGCGAGGTGTTCGAAAAGATCTACCAACAATGCGAAGCTTTCGTCGCGGTTAACGAAGACTATATGTACGCCACTGAAGAGAAAGTCAGACATACCAACGGCCTTGTTCGCGCCGGGATGTATGGGCTGGGACTGGGCGGCGTTTTGCTCGGCGGCATCTTCGGCTGGATGATCTCGCGCAGCATCGTCAATCCCATCTATGAGTTGGTGTTGAAAGTTCGCGACGTCACCGGCGATGAATTTGTCGAGCGCGTCGATGTCAGCAGTGTTACCGAGATCGAGGAGCTTGACCGCCACGTGCATGCGCTGATCAATCGCATCAATCGGGCGATGGCGGATTTGGAGAAAAACCGCAAGCTCTTGGCGCGCTCCGAGAAAATGGCGGCGCTCGGTAAAGTTGCCGCCAGTGTGGCCCACGAGATTCGCAATCCCTTGACCGCCATCAAAATGCTGATTTACTCGCTGCGCGAGGAGCTGACCACCGATGACGAAAAACGCAAGGATTTGGCCGTTGTGCTCAAGGAAATCGATCGCCTGGAGCGGTTTGTGCAAAACTTTCTGCAATTCGCGCGGCCGCCGGATCCGATTCTCACCGCCACCAATGTCCGTGAAACCGTACACGACACGTTAACGCTGCTGGCGCCGCGTCTGCAGCAAAACCGCATTGAAGTGAACGAGGTGCATCGCTCCGATCATCAAAATATTCTGGCCGATGCCGATCAAGTAAAGCAAGTTGTCATGAATCTTATTCTCAACGCCATCGAAGAAATGCCAAATGGCGGCCGGCTGACCACCGAGACGCTGAGAACTCGGGCCACCGGCGGAGACGGCGAGAAGGAGTGGCTGCAAATTCGCATCAGCGACACCGGCAAGGGCATCCCCGCCGAACTGCTCGACAGCATTTTCGATCCCTTTGTGAGCGGGCGGAAAAACGGTATTGGCTTGGGTCTCTCGGTGGCCTATCAAATTGCGACCCGGCACCAGGGCTGGATTGAAGCGACAAACAACAAAAACGGCGGCGCCACGTTTACGGTATGCCTGCCGGTCGGCAGTTTGGAAAACGGCGAGGAGCGCAAAGCGCCGAACGTCCAATAA
- a CDS encoding AsmA family protein, whose product MKKFLIVFGAAVVVFLMALILIPIFFKGKIVELVKTEANKNLNARLEFADLDLSLLKNFPNATLEIEKLVIINNPPFAGDTLVALKNFAVTLNIMSLLRGQTLEVRSITLDTPRLKLQALEDGAVNWNIAKTGETEAPAPESATPEDFHLALKEHTIKNAQITYDDRAANMSVAVQALDHAGSGDFSQQQFKLRTQTRIEALSVSAGGIGYLNKVKTQLKADLDVDAAKNKVTLLENELQLNNLILRFDGSVAMALDSTALDLRFNAPQTEFKSILSLIPAIYTRDFAALKAAGQISLQGEAKGVYRENQLPAFNLQLLVTNGMFQYPQLPSAVNNVNLDLNVNNPGGDPDQTTIHLKKLHVELGREPFDATLLVKTPVSDPHIAAMVKGQINLGEIKNFIPLSSGTELAGLLTSDLRVAGNLSSLEKGQYQKFQAAGNLSVNDISYRSAAVPEKIVVKQARLTLTPENARLSDLECVLGQSDLRANGTLDNILPYLMKGETLKGTLALTSNFFDLNPWLEGESQQLTAVELPAKIEFTLNSAFQEVRFDKLSMKNVRGMLLLKDRTLHLMDLNMNLLGGSLLANGAYSTPPNQPPHSFFELKVDNFNIGQTFESFLTVQKFAPIAKSVNGNFGASLTIRTDLEQTLIPVWNTLNSRGALRIGRAVIEDFTPLTRMSTLLKLEKLQRVVVENITPSYKIRDGRFYLEPLSFSAENINFVISGSNGIDQVLDYSVKIRVPSRDLNQQANAAISQLANKKIDLLQGEYVDLVGYVRGNIADPEIKFSTADVVKGAAAQVTSALQQQVQTQKAALADTVNVEIEKRKQEVEQFKQAALDSARRETERLKEEAKKKLKKLLKP is encoded by the coding sequence ATGAAAAAGTTTTTGATTGTTTTCGGAGCCGCTGTCGTTGTGTTCTTGATGGCGCTCATCCTCATTCCGATTTTTTTCAAGGGCAAAATCGTCGAGCTGGTCAAAACCGAGGCGAATAAAAATCTCAACGCCAGATTGGAATTTGCAGACCTCGACTTGAGCTTGCTGAAAAATTTTCCCAACGCCACACTCGAAATCGAAAAGCTCGTCATCATCAACAACCCCCCGTTTGCCGGCGACACGCTGGTGGCGCTGAAAAATTTTGCAGTCACGCTGAATATCATGAGCCTGCTTCGCGGCCAAACGCTCGAGGTACGAAGCATCACACTCGACACGCCGCGGCTCAAACTGCAGGCTTTGGAAGACGGCGCGGTGAATTGGAATATTGCCAAAACCGGCGAGACCGAAGCGCCGGCGCCTGAATCGGCAACGCCAGAAGATTTTCATCTGGCGCTGAAGGAACATACCATCAAAAACGCGCAAATCACTTATGACGATCGCGCCGCCAACATGTCGGTGGCCGTGCAGGCACTCGATCACGCCGGCAGCGGCGATTTCAGCCAGCAGCAGTTTAAATTGCGCACGCAAACCCGCATCGAAGCGCTGAGCGTGAGCGCCGGCGGCATCGGGTACTTGAATAAAGTGAAAACACAATTGAAGGCCGATCTCGATGTCGACGCCGCCAAAAACAAAGTGACGCTGCTGGAAAACGAATTGCAATTGAACAACTTGATTCTACGCTTCGACGGCAGCGTGGCGATGGCGCTGGATTCCACCGCCTTGGATTTGCGCTTCAACGCGCCGCAGACCGAGTTCAAAAGCATTCTCTCGTTGATTCCGGCGATTTACACCAGGGACTTTGCCGCGCTCAAGGCGGCCGGGCAAATCAGTTTGCAGGGCGAGGCCAAAGGCGTTTATCGCGAAAACCAGCTTCCCGCTTTCAACCTGCAATTGTTGGTCACCAACGGCATGTTTCAATATCCACAACTGCCGTCGGCGGTTAATAATGTGAACCTTGATTTGAATGTGAACAATCCTGGCGGCGATCCGGATCAGACCACGATTCATCTGAAAAAACTGCACGTCGAGCTTGGTCGCGAGCCTTTCGACGCCACTTTGTTGGTGAAGACGCCGGTTTCCGATCCGCACATTGCCGCCATGGTAAAAGGCCAAATCAATCTCGGCGAGATCAAAAATTTCATACCGCTGTCTTCAGGTACGGAGCTGGCCGGCCTGCTCACTTCCGATCTGCGCGTCGCCGGCAATTTGTCGAGCCTGGAAAAAGGCCAGTATCAAAAATTTCAAGCTGCGGGAAATCTCTCGGTCAACGACATTTCTTATCGCAGCGCGGCAGTGCCGGAAAAAATCGTGGTGAAACAAGCGCGCTTGACGTTGACGCCGGAAAACGCCCGGCTCAGCGATTTGGAATGCGTGCTGGGGCAAAGCGATCTTCGCGCCAACGGCACGCTCGACAATATTTTGCCGTACTTGATGAAGGGCGAAACGCTGAAAGGGACGTTGGCGCTCACTTCGAATTTTTTCGATTTGAATCCGTGGCTGGAAGGCGAAAGCCAGCAGCTTACGGCGGTGGAGCTGCCGGCCAAGATCGAGTTCACGCTCAATTCAGCTTTTCAAGAAGTGCGGTTCGACAAGTTGAGCATGAAAAACGTTCGCGGCATGCTGCTGCTCAAAGATCGCACGCTGCACTTGATGGATTTGAATATGAATCTGCTCGGCGGTTCGCTGCTCGCCAACGGCGCGTACAGCACGCCGCCGAATCAGCCGCCGCATTCGTTTTTCGAGCTGAAGGTGGATAACTTCAACATCGGGCAAACTTTTGAAAGCTTTCTTACGGTGCAAAAATTCGCGCCGATCGCAAAAAGCGTCAACGGCAATTTTGGCGCCAGCTTGACGATCAGAACAGATCTCGAGCAAACGTTGATACCGGTTTGGAACACCTTGAACAGCCGCGGCGCGCTCCGCATCGGCAGGGCAGTCATCGAAGATTTCACGCCGTTGACCAGGATGTCCACCCTGTTGAAGCTGGAAAAACTCCAGCGTGTCGTCGTCGAGAATATCACGCCGTCTTACAAAATTCGCGACGGGCGATTTTATCTGGAGCCGCTGAGCTTCAGCGCTGAAAACATCAATTTTGTGATCTCCGGATCGAACGGCATCGATCAAGTGCTGGATTATTCCGTCAAAATCCGCGTGCCGTCCAGGGATTTGAATCAGCAGGCGAATGCCGCCATCAGCCAGTTGGCGAATAAAAAAATCGATCTGCTGCAGGGAGAATATGTTGATTTGGTGGGTTACGTTCGCGGCAATATCGCCGATCCCGAAATCAAATTTTCGACGGCTGATGTTGTGAAGGGCGCGGCAGCACAAGTCACCTCGGCGCTGCAACAGCAAGTGCAGACGCAGAAGGCCGCGCTCGCCGATACGGTGAACGTGGAAATTGAAAAACGCAAACAAGAAGTGGAGCAATTCAAGCAGGCTGCGCTCGACAGCGCCCGGCGCGAAACCGAGCGCTTGAAGGAAGAAGCGAAAAAGAAATTGAAGAAATTGTTGAAACCGTAG
- the pal gene encoding peptidoglycan-associated lipoprotein Pal: MSLLFTKRLASILSSSLVLGFAVVVASGCGGKRALKTTETPAPQATVAQPERQPETRNVPQAAQEETAPLVLENVYFDFDQYALTPMAREILASHARALKQRPEVAVVIEGHCDERGTVEYNLALGDKRAKSVKNYLVSLGVDGSRLTTISYGKERPIDFRRNEEAWAKNRRAEFVIKTQPAYSETF, from the coding sequence ATGTCCCTCCTCTTCACCAAACGCCTCGCTTCGATTTTATCGTCGAGTCTCGTTCTCGGTTTTGCCGTCGTTGTCGCCAGTGGATGCGGCGGCAAGCGAGCGCTGAAAACGACGGAAACGCCGGCGCCGCAAGCGACGGTTGCGCAACCCGAGAGGCAGCCGGAGACGAGAAACGTTCCCCAGGCCGCTCAAGAAGAAACGGCGCCACTGGTTTTGGAAAACGTCTATTTTGATTTTGACCAATACGCGCTCACGCCGATGGCGCGCGAGATTTTGGCAAGCCACGCTCGCGCCTTGAAGCAACGGCCTGAGGTTGCGGTCGTCATCGAAGGCCATTGCGACGAGCGTGGCACCGTTGAATACAACCTGGCATTGGGGGATAAACGCGCCAAGTCTGTGAAAAATTATCTCGTATCGTTGGGTGTCGATGGCTCGCGTTTGACGACGATCAGCTATGGCAAGGAACGACCCATCGATTTCCGCCGCAACGAGGAAGCGTGGGCCAAGAATCGCCGCGCGGAATTTGTCATCAAGACACAGCCGGCCTACAGCGAGACCTTTTGA
- a CDS encoding sigma-54 dependent transcriptional regulator, with protein MHKVLIVDDEESVRYSFKKLLREPAYRVMEAQNGEAAIAKVQADTPDLIILDIQMPGLSGLEVLQRLKSMAPKIPILMITAYGNSDRVIAAMKHGAYEYIEKPFDIPRMKALIDEALEVGRLMRTEVLLEPQTSQDQNADRIIGKCPAIQEVYKMIGRVAGSDVNVLLIGESGTGKELVARAIYQHSHRADKPFLAVNCAAIPETLLESELFGYEKGAFTGATKRKIGKFQQADGGTLFLDEIADMSLSTQAKILRLLQEGTFERLGGDETIQCNVRIVAATNKNLEAAIAEKTFREDLYYRLKVITINLPPLRSRKDDLPDLIQYFVGKHSAQLKSEPVSLAPETLQMLTDYAWPGNVRELENVLKRAILLCKSNVITPDVIAEDLRPSEKPAENAKINRLALFVSGDLENYRGKLYEAVMSELERELIVAALRKENGNQVRAAQLLGISRVMLHDRIEKYGIKTEVIIQKMQGF; from the coding sequence ATGCATAAAGTGCTCATCGTGGACGATGAGGAAAGCGTCCGTTATTCCTTCAAAAAGCTTTTGCGCGAGCCGGCATACCGCGTCATGGAAGCCCAGAACGGCGAGGCGGCCATTGCCAAAGTTCAAGCGGACACGCCGGATTTGATTATTCTCGATATTCAAATGCCCGGCCTCTCCGGTTTGGAGGTGCTGCAGCGTCTCAAAAGCATGGCGCCGAAAATACCGATCTTGATGATTACCGCTTACGGCAACAGCGACCGCGTCATCGCCGCCATGAAGCACGGCGCTTATGAATACATCGAAAAGCCCTTCGACATTCCGCGCATGAAAGCCTTGATTGACGAGGCGCTCGAAGTTGGCCGGCTCATGCGCACCGAAGTTTTGCTCGAGCCGCAGACCTCCCAGGACCAAAACGCCGATCGCATCATTGGCAAGTGTCCGGCCATTCAGGAGGTTTATAAAATGATCGGCCGCGTCGCCGGCAGTGACGTGAATGTTCTGCTCATTGGCGAAAGCGGTACGGGCAAGGAGCTGGTGGCGCGCGCGATTTATCAACACAGTCATCGCGCCGACAAACCTTTTCTGGCGGTGAATTGCGCCGCGATTCCGGAAACGCTTTTGGAGAGCGAGCTGTTCGGATATGAAAAGGGCGCGTTCACCGGCGCCACCAAACGCAAGATCGGCAAATTTCAACAGGCCGACGGCGGCACACTCTTTCTCGACGAGATCGCCGACATGAGCCTTTCCACGCAGGCGAAGATCCTGCGATTGCTGCAGGAAGGCACATTCGAGCGTCTCGGCGGCGATGAAACGATTCAATGCAACGTGCGCATTGTGGCGGCCACCAACAAAAACCTCGAAGCGGCCATTGCTGAAAAAACTTTCCGCGAAGATCTTTATTATCGCCTCAAAGTCATCACCATCAATCTGCCGCCCCTACGAAGCCGCAAGGATGATTTGCCGGATTTGATTCAATATTTCGTCGGCAAGCATTCCGCCCAATTGAAAAGCGAGCCGGTGTCGCTGGCGCCGGAAACGCTGCAGATGCTCACGGATTACGCCTGGCCCGGCAACGTGCGCGAGCTGGAAAACGTTTTGAAGCGCGCCATTTTGCTCTGCAAAAGCAACGTCATAACCCCGGACGTTATTGCCGAAGATTTGCGTCCGTCGGAAAAGCCGGCGGAAAACGCCAAAATCAATCGTCTTGCGCTTTTTGTCTCCGGCGATTTGGAAAATTATCGCGGCAAGCTTTACGAAGCCGTCATGTCGGAACTGGAGCGCGAGCTGATTGTGGCCGCGCTGCGAAAGGAGAACGGCAATCAGGTTCGCGCTGCACAACTGCTGGGCATCTCCCGCGTCATGCTGCACGATAGAATCGAAAAATATGGCATTAAAACCGAAGTGATCATTCAAAAAATGCAAGGATTTTAA
- a CDS encoding response regulator encodes MKRILIIDDAANLRLLYQLELEVEGYEVVAAGSGAEALEVLAQKKIDAVVMDLLLPDCFGLELLNEILSWQRHLPLIINTAYEQFRDNFQTWGADAFVVKSSDLMELKGALGRAISRRGPASQFQPPREKRNPRRKSSPVLPRQLRHQDHGRAGALA; translated from the coding sequence ATGAAACGCATTTTGATCATCGATGACGCCGCCAATCTGCGCTTGCTGTATCAACTCGAGCTGGAAGTGGAGGGCTACGAGGTTGTTGCCGCCGGCTCGGGAGCCGAGGCGCTGGAGGTGTTGGCGCAAAAAAAAATCGACGCGGTCGTGATGGATTTGCTGCTGCCGGATTGCTTCGGACTGGAATTGCTCAATGAAATTTTATCCTGGCAGCGTCATTTGCCGCTGATCATCAATACCGCTTATGAGCAGTTCCGCGATAATTTTCAGACCTGGGGAGCGGATGCTTTTGTGGTCAAGTCATCTGATCTGATGGAATTAAAAGGCGCGTTGGGGCGGGCCATTTCCCGCCGCGGCCCTGCAAGCCAATTTCAGCCTCCACGTGAAAAAAGAAACCCTCGCCGCAAATCTTCACCTGTGCTGCCAAGACAATTGCGCCACCAGGACCATGGTCGCGCCGGCGCGTTGGCATGA
- a CDS encoding DUF2851 family protein, with translation MDVHFTISEQALHQLWLQRRIPDDLLRTTDGQGVEIINPGEYNRDAGPDFRRATLRLGDKIFQGDIELHLDPNDWFSHQHHLDPKYNDVILHLALITPEAPTQILKENGLPVPHVLLPFNQNILRLDQANGSSPVLFDCPLSRSAPEKIHATVRHAGLLRLTAKAEAFAEQVANSSWDQAVYRGLAESMGYDKNQEPFRRLAELLPVELVFGELRASREAQQPAVLLDALLFGAAGFFSSLPAPEKIPDAELAAFLAPRLKLWEPLQHALQIRPLRREAWQFFRLRPPNFPTRRLAGLSALLLKFFRDGLLEHLASLFLASAKVSVKKRTQAIIAELLNYFICPADDFWRGHYDFFPAAPAKGEIETVPLAPALTNYGDLIGRDRALDIVVNIILPALWHYGRQAGDAHLQNLVQEVYSSFPRLQENQITRAMRQQLSRQFPLSRTIAASASRQQGLIHLQKLYCRPLRCKECLELARP, from the coding sequence ATGGACGTTCATTTTACCATATCCGAACAAGCGCTGCATCAGCTTTGGCTGCAGCGCCGGATTCCCGATGATCTGCTGCGAACGACGGATGGTCAAGGCGTCGAGATCATTAATCCCGGCGAATACAACCGCGACGCCGGCCCGGATTTTCGCCGCGCCACGCTGCGCCTCGGCGACAAAATTTTTCAGGGCGACATTGAGCTGCATCTCGACCCCAACGATTGGTTTTCCCACCAGCATCATCTCGATCCGAAATATAATGATGTTATTCTTCATCTCGCATTGATAACGCCCGAGGCGCCGACGCAAATTCTCAAAGAGAATGGCTTGCCGGTGCCGCACGTTCTGTTACCTTTTAATCAAAATATTTTACGACTCGACCAGGCGAATGGAAGCTCGCCGGTTTTGTTCGATTGTCCGCTCAGCCGCAGCGCGCCGGAAAAAATTCACGCGACGGTGCGGCACGCCGGCCTGCTGCGCTTGACGGCGAAGGCCGAAGCGTTTGCCGAGCAGGTCGCCAACAGCTCGTGGGATCAGGCGGTGTATCGCGGCCTCGCGGAGTCGATGGGCTACGACAAGAATCAGGAGCCGTTTCGCCGGCTTGCCGAGTTGCTGCCGGTCGAGCTGGTCTTCGGTGAATTGCGCGCCAGCCGCGAGGCGCAGCAGCCGGCAGTGTTGTTGGACGCGCTGCTTTTCGGAGCTGCCGGATTTTTTTCATCATTGCCGGCGCCGGAAAAAATTCCGGACGCCGAATTGGCGGCATTTCTCGCGCCGCGGCTCAAATTGTGGGAACCGCTCCAGCACGCGCTGCAAATTCGCCCGCTGCGCCGCGAAGCCTGGCAATTTTTCCGTTTGCGCCCGCCGAATTTTCCGACGCGCCGCCTGGCCGGCCTCTCCGCCTTGTTGTTGAAATTTTTTCGCGACGGTTTGTTGGAGCATCTCGCCAGTCTCTTTCTCGCTTCGGCGAAAGTTTCCGTTAAAAAACGCACCCAAGCCATCATTGCTGAATTGTTGAACTATTTCATCTGCCCGGCGGATGATTTCTGGCGCGGACATTATGATTTTTTCCCAGCAGCGCCGGCAAAGGGAGAAATTGAAACCGTTCCTCTCGCGCCCGCGCTGACCAACTACGGCGATCTCATTGGCCGCGACCGCGCGCTGGATATTGTCGTCAATATCATTCTTCCAGCGCTGTGGCATTACGGCCGGCAAGCCGGCGATGCGCATTTGCAAAATTTGGTGCAGGAGGTTTACAGCAGCTTTCCGCGCTTGCAGGAAAATCAAATCACCCGCGCCATGCGTCAGCAGCTCTCACGGCAGTTCCCGCTCAGCCGCACGATTGCGGCGTCGGCATCAAGGCAGCAAGGCTTGATTCATTTGCAAAAGCTCTATTGCCGGCCGTTGCGATGTAAAGAATGTTTGGAGTTGGCGAGACCTTGA
- a CDS encoding response regulator, whose product MARVLIVEDDGNLRLLYRIVLETEGYEVIDVGSGAEALRVLSEELVDVVVLELGLQDISGLQLIDVIRSQRWYVPIIVNSIYDFLSEERRNWDVDEIVSKSSGPAALIYALKRIAPVEHVIEQYEYDKRPAARHTHHFSAGVSRRQAGSEYKSTP is encoded by the coding sequence ATGGCACGCGTTCTCATTGTGGAAGATGACGGCAATCTGCGGCTGCTCTATCGCATTGTGCTGGAAACCGAAGGATATGAAGTGATCGACGTCGGATCAGGCGCCGAAGCCTTGCGGGTTTTGTCGGAAGAATTGGTTGACGTCGTGGTGTTGGAACTCGGCTTGCAAGACATCAGCGGGTTGCAATTGATCGACGTGATTCGATCGCAGCGGTGGTATGTGCCGATCATTGTCAACTCCATCTATGATTTCCTGTCTGAAGAGCGCCGCAACTGGGATGTGGATGAAATCGTCTCCAAGTCTTCCGGCCCGGCGGCATTGATTTACGCCCTGAAGCGAATCGCTCCGGTCGAACATGTCATTGAGCAGTATGAGTACGACAAGCGCCCGGCAGCCCGTCACACCCATCATTTTTCGGCTGGCGTTTCTCGAAGACAAGCAGGAAGCGAGTACAAGTCTACACCTTGA